In the genome of Telluria beijingensis, one region contains:
- the blaOXA gene encoding class D beta-lactamase: MAKTLATEAKTAPIVWRDDARIGEMFEKAGVTGTLVVHDVATGEFTGHDRQRASIRYVPASTFKIPNSLIGLDAGAVADVDEVLPYGGGPTLMPQWARDMPLREAIRVSNVPVYKELARRIGMPRMREGLRKLDYGNMNAGNTIDTFWLEGPLKISAVEQVRFLGRLAQDRLPFPKPAMAAVREIVRQEGAANLYAKTGWYMPDDRKNQIGWWVGWVEKDGKVYAFAMNVDITDDTVAAKRVPLGKAALQSLGLL; this comes from the coding sequence CTGGCGAAGACGCTGGCGACGGAAGCGAAGACGGCGCCGATCGTGTGGCGCGACGATGCGCGGATCGGCGAGATGTTCGAAAAAGCGGGCGTGACCGGCACCCTGGTCGTGCACGATGTCGCCACCGGCGAATTCACCGGCCACGACCGCCAGCGCGCCAGCATCCGCTACGTCCCGGCCTCGACCTTCAAGATTCCGAACTCGCTGATCGGCCTGGACGCCGGGGCCGTGGCCGATGTGGACGAAGTGCTTCCCTACGGCGGCGGCCCCACGCTCATGCCGCAATGGGCCAGGGACATGCCGTTGCGCGAAGCGATCAGGGTCTCCAACGTCCCCGTCTACAAGGAACTGGCGCGCCGCATCGGCATGCCGCGCATGCGCGAGGGCTTGCGCAAGCTCGACTACGGCAATATGAATGCTGGGAACACGATCGACACCTTCTGGCTCGAGGGACCGTTGAAGATCAGCGCGGTCGAGCAGGTGCGCTTCCTGGGCCGGCTGGCGCAGGACAGGCTGCCGTTCCCGAAGCCGGCGATGGCGGCGGTGCGCGAGATCGTTCGCCAGGAGGGCGCCGCCAATCTGTACGCCAAGACCGGATGGTATATGCCGGATGATCGCAAGAACCAGATCGGCTGGTGGGTCGGCTGGGTCGAAAAAGACGGCAAGGTGTATGCCTTCGCCATGAATGTCGACATCACCGACGACACGGTGGCCGCCAAGCGGGTCCCGCTCGGCAAGGCGGCGCTGCAGTCGCTCGGCCTGTTGTAG
- a CDS encoding M56 family metallopeptidase, with the protein MTAPDQLAIRFLFASLGCLAAGLAVWGAAGLARRWLPALGMQRSTWLLAQLAIAATFMLLLAPPGQQVNMLPVFEVDVNAAASLPAAQPEQDVGAVTPLANAGQRSWLAWLAWAWVLAYVAGLAWMLGRLWQGQRMLERLAQGGARQAAALPAMIEVDAPIPPMLVGPFKPRLLLPRSLRDMPALQRELIVAHELTHWRRGDLWWCTVGAMLQALCWFNPAMRRLRERLTWAQELGCDRDVLRGRPQAERRAYAAALVAQLRMQHHAAHGALAFGGVSPNTLAARVELIRAPAATRHALWSRGAGLAILALAFGGNLALQPALAWTSAPFRLDCTIMLDAASGERLVEQGDCGARVTPASTFNIAVSLLGYDAGILHDTHSPALPFRQGYADWLPAWRTTTDPTGWIRHSTVWYAQEVTTRLGLNGLQSYLRRFDYGNQDLSGGVAESWIGSSLQISPREQTAFLRKLVRRELGLKPQAYDMTATLLRLPDLPNGWNVHAKTGTAFLAPRDGVADPHLAYGWFVGWASKEGRTIVFARMVLEPRQERGAAGPLLKQAFLRELPARLDALQTTT; encoded by the coding sequence ATGACGGCGCCCGACCAGCTGGCCATCCGCTTCCTGTTCGCCAGCCTCGGCTGCCTGGCGGCGGGGCTGGCGGTGTGGGGCGCGGCCGGGCTGGCGCGGCGCTGGCTGCCGGCGCTGGGCATGCAGCGCTCGACCTGGCTGCTGGCGCAGCTGGCGATCGCGGCCACCTTCATGCTGCTGCTGGCGCCCCCGGGACAGCAGGTGAACATGCTGCCCGTGTTCGAAGTGGACGTGAACGCGGCGGCGAGCCTGCCTGCGGCGCAGCCGGAGCAGGACGTCGGGGCGGTCACGCCGCTTGCCAACGCAGGCCAGCGTTCCTGGCTGGCGTGGCTGGCCTGGGCCTGGGTTCTGGCCTACGTGGCCGGCCTGGCCTGGATGCTGGGCCGCCTGTGGCAGGGCCAGCGCATGCTGGAACGCCTGGCGCAAGGCGGCGCGCGCCAGGCGGCGGCGCTGCCGGCCATGATCGAAGTCGACGCCCCGATTCCGCCGATGCTGGTCGGCCCGTTCAAGCCGCGCCTGCTGCTGCCGCGCTCCCTGCGCGATATGCCTGCGCTGCAGCGCGAACTGATCGTGGCCCATGAACTCACGCACTGGCGCCGCGGCGACCTGTGGTGGTGTACGGTGGGCGCCATGCTGCAGGCGCTGTGCTGGTTCAACCCCGCCATGCGCCGGCTGCGCGAACGACTCACGTGGGCCCAGGAACTCGGTTGCGACCGCGACGTGCTGCGCGGCCGGCCGCAAGCCGAACGCCGCGCCTATGCCGCCGCGCTGGTGGCCCAGTTGCGCATGCAGCATCATGCCGCACATGGCGCGCTGGCCTTTGGCGGCGTCAGCCCGAATACGCTGGCGGCCCGGGTCGAACTGATCCGTGCTCCCGCCGCAACGCGCCATGCGCTGTGGAGCCGCGGCGCCGGCCTCGCCATCCTGGCGCTGGCCTTCGGCGGCAACCTGGCGCTGCAGCCCGCGCTGGCCTGGACCAGCGCACCATTCCGGCTCGACTGCACCATCATGCTCGACGCCGCCAGCGGCGAACGGCTGGTGGAGCAGGGCGACTGCGGCGCGCGCGTCACGCCCGCGTCCACCTTCAATATCGCGGTCAGCCTGCTGGGCTACGACGCCGGTATCCTGCACGACACGCATTCGCCGGCGCTGCCGTTCAGGCAGGGCTATGCCGACTGGCTGCCGGCCTGGCGCACCACGACCGACCCCACGGGCTGGATCCGCCATTCGACGGTCTGGTATGCGCAGGAGGTCACGACCCGCCTCGGCCTCAATGGCCTGCAGTCGTACCTGCGGCGTTTCGACTACGGCAACCAGGACTTGTCGGGCGGCGTGGCCGAGTCCTGGATCGGATCGTCTCTGCAGATATCGCCGCGCGAGCAGACCGCCTTCCTGCGCAAGCTGGTCCGGCGCGAACTGGGCCTGAAGCCCCAGGCCTACGACATGACGGCCACCCTGCTGCGGCTGCCCGACCTGCCCAATGGCTGGAACGTGCATGCCAAGACCGGCACCGCCTTCCTGGCCCCGCGCGATGGCGTGGCCGACCCGCATCTTGCGTATGGCTGGTTCGTCGGCTGGGCCAGCAAGGAAGGTCGCACGATCGTGTTCGCGCGCATGGTCCTCGAACCGCGCCAGGAACGCGGGGCCGCCGGCCCGCTGTTGAAGCAAGCCTTCCTGCGCGAACTCCCGGCAAGGCTGGACGCGCTCCAAACCACCACCTAA
- a CDS encoding BlaI/MecI/CopY family transcriptional regulator, with protein MAVPSISELSLLKALWRQQPLSAREIHDAVVGEMAWSYSSTRKTLERMLEKDMVRQEQRHGVQVYEAVSDKVDTLAAFAHDFGRRVMEIDTPLPVNMFTGSKLVDDAELARLEQLLNDWPVEKDAAP; from the coding sequence ATGGCCGTCCCCTCGATCTCCGAACTGAGTCTGCTCAAGGCCCTGTGGCGCCAGCAGCCGCTGAGCGCCCGCGAAATCCACGACGCGGTCGTCGGAGAGATGGCGTGGTCGTATTCGTCGACCCGCAAGACGCTCGAACGCATGCTCGAAAAAGACATGGTGCGCCAGGAGCAGCGTCACGGCGTGCAGGTGTACGAGGCGGTGAGCGACAAGGTCGACACGCTGGCCGCTTTTGCCCACGACTTCGGCCGGCGCGTGATGGAGATCGATACGCCGCTGCCGGTCAATATGTTCACCGGCAGCAAACTGGTCGACGATGCCGAACTGGCGCGCCTGGAGCAACTGCTGAACGACTGGCCGGTCGAGAAGGACGCCGCGCCATGA
- a CDS encoding SDR family oxidoreductase, with translation MKKAIVTGHTRGLGAAIAAELQGRGIAVLGMARGRSPLAGIEQAEVDLADPAALQAWLAGDALRAYLLDADNAFLVNNAGVVTPVGPLAAQDPADVLRAVTLNVAAPLALAAAFVRAAPLAARRILHVSSGAARSAYPGWAVYGATKAALDHHARAVLLDGDLRVRACSLAPGVIDTDMQAAIRATPGSDFPLRQRFVDLKEGGALDSPEDCARKLADYLLAPGFGSEPVDDLRN, from the coding sequence ATGAAGAAGGCAATCGTCACTGGCCACACCCGTGGCCTCGGGGCCGCCATCGCGGCCGAGTTGCAGGGGCGCGGCATCGCCGTGCTGGGCATGGCGCGCGGCCGTTCGCCGCTGGCCGGGATCGAACAGGCCGAAGTCGACCTGGCCGACCCGGCCGCCCTGCAAGCCTGGCTGGCGGGCGACGCCTTGCGCGCTTACCTGCTTGATGCCGACAACGCCTTCCTGGTCAATAACGCGGGTGTGGTCACGCCGGTCGGCCCGCTCGCCGCGCAAGACCCGGCGGACGTGCTGCGCGCGGTGACGCTCAACGTCGCGGCGCCGCTGGCGCTGGCGGCGGCCTTCGTGCGGGCCGCCCCCCTGGCCGCGCGGCGCATCCTGCACGTCTCGAGCGGCGCTGCGCGCAGTGCCTATCCCGGCTGGGCCGTGTACGGCGCCACCAAGGCGGCGCTCGACCACCACGCGCGCGCGGTGCTGCTCGACGGCGACCTGCGGGTGCGCGCCTGCAGCCTGGCGCCGGGCGTGATCGACACCGATATGCAGGCCGCGATCCGCGCCACACCCGGCAGCGACTTTCCGCTGCGCCAGCGCTTCGTCGACCTGAAGGAGGGCGGCGCGCTCGATTCGCCCGAGGATTGCGCGCGCAAGCTGGCCGACTACCTGCTGGCGCCCGGCTTCGGCAGCGAACCGGTGGACGACCTCCGTAACTAG
- the murB gene encoding UDP-N-acetylmuramate dehydrogenase, with protein sequence MHPDLPIVHDQPLAGLNTFRIPARARHYLRVTGAAQLAAVRADPALAGLPRLVLGGGSNLLFTQDVDGLVLHMSGQGRAILGEHDGKILVRAQAGENWHAFVGYTLEQGLGGLENLSLIPGTVGAAPIQNVGAYGVETKDVFHSLTAFDMASGDLRTLDAAACRFGYRDSIFKHAEGRDLIVLDVTFALPAAWAPNLRYAELANAAHEAGLAAPTPREVGALVEAIRRRKLPDPAEIGNAGSFFKNPVVSSRECARLLETYPNLVHHRQPDGSEKLAAGWLIDQCGWKGRHIGPAGVYHKQALVLVNLGDAQGTDVVRLAQAIQADVAARYGVALEPEPVFI encoded by the coding sequence ATGCATCCAGACCTGCCCATCGTCCACGACCAGCCGCTCGCCGGCCTGAACACCTTCCGCATCCCCGCCCGCGCCCGCCATTACCTGCGCGTCACCGGCGCCGCGCAACTGGCCGCGGTGCGGGCCGATCCCGCCCTGGCCGGCCTGCCGCGCCTGGTGCTGGGCGGCGGCAGCAACCTGCTGTTCACGCAAGACGTCGACGGCCTGGTGCTGCACATGAGCGGCCAGGGCCGCGCCATCCTGGGCGAGCACGACGGCAAGATCCTGGTGCGGGCCCAGGCCGGCGAAAACTGGCACGCCTTCGTCGGCTACACGCTGGAGCAGGGCCTGGGCGGGCTGGAAAACCTGTCCCTGATCCCGGGCACCGTGGGCGCCGCGCCGATCCAGAACGTGGGCGCGTATGGCGTCGAGACCAAAGACGTGTTCCACAGCCTCACCGCCTTCGACATGGCCAGCGGCGATCTGCGCACGCTGGACGCCGCCGCCTGCCGCTTCGGCTACCGCGACAGCATCTTCAAGCATGCCGAAGGGCGCGACCTGATCGTGCTGGACGTCACCTTCGCCCTGCCGGCGGCCTGGGCGCCGAACCTGCGCTACGCCGAGCTGGCCAATGCCGCGCATGAGGCAGGCCTGGCGGCGCCGACGCCGCGCGAGGTCGGCGCGCTGGTCGAGGCGATCCGCCGCCGCAAGCTGCCCGACCCGGCCGAGATCGGCAATGCGGGCAGCTTCTTCAAGAACCCGGTGGTCTCCAGCAGGGAGTGCGCGCGCCTGCTCGAGACCTACCCGAACCTGGTCCACCACCGCCAGCCGGACGGCAGCGAAAAGCTGGCCGCGGGCTGGCTGATCGACCAGTGCGGCTGGAAAGGGCGCCATATCGGCCCGGCCGGTGTCTATCACAAGCAGGCGCTGGTGCTGGTGAACCTGGGCGATGCGCAGGGGACCGACGTGGTTCGCCTCGCCCAGGCGATCCAGGCCGACGTCGCCGCGCGCTACGGCGTGGCGCTCGAACCCGAACCCGTATTCATCTGA
- a CDS encoding YajQ family cyclic di-GMP-binding protein: MPSFDVVCEADMVEVKNAVEQSNKEITTRFDFKGSSANVEQKERELTLLADSDFQLGQVKDVLINKMSKRKVDVRFLDEGKVEKIGGDKVKQVIKVRNGIETEDAKKITKLVKESKMKVQASIQGESVRITGAKRDDLQTAMAMLRKDVQDLPLAFNNFRD, translated from the coding sequence ATGCCATCGTTTGATGTGGTCTGCGAAGCAGACATGGTCGAAGTAAAGAATGCGGTCGAACAATCGAACAAAGAAATCACGACCCGCTTCGACTTCAAGGGCAGCTCAGCCAATGTCGAACAAAAAGAGCGTGAACTGACCCTGCTCGCCGATTCCGACTTCCAGCTCGGCCAGGTCAAGGACGTGCTCATCAACAAGATGTCGAAGCGCAAGGTCGACGTGCGCTTCCTCGACGAAGGCAAGGTCGAGAAGATCGGCGGCGACAAGGTCAAGCAGGTGATCAAGGTGCGCAACGGCATCGAGACCGAAGACGCGAAGAAGATCACCAAGCTGGTCAAGGAAAGCAAGATGAAGGTGCAGGCCAGTATCCAGGGCGAATCGGTGCGCATCACCGGCGCCAAGCGCGACGACCTGCAGACGGCGATGGCGATGCTGCGCAAGGACGTGCAGGACCTGCCGCTGGCATTCAATAATTTCCGCGACTAA
- a CDS encoding nitronate monooxygenase → MKRVDDFRLRMGNKEYVPIMIGGMGVDISTSELALEAARLGGIGHISDAMSQDVSDRKFDTTFVKDKTKTYKFNINNMNKAVVQFDLDHLAEATRRHVGATMEAKKGDGLIYVNCMEKLTMNAPKETLRVRLGAALDAGIDGITLSAGLHLGSFELIKDHPRFRDAHLGIIVSSVRALQLFLKKVSRLDRKPDFVIVEGPLAGGHLGFGLDDWKQYDLHTIMDEIHAFMQAEQLGIPVIAAGGVFTGSDAAGFMEKGAAGVQVATRFTVTHECGLPDSVKQEYFRAGEDDIEVNGVSPTGYPMRMLKNTPAIGSGIRPGCESYGYLLDATGNCAYINSYNREVQAHPDQKKVVVMDKTCLCTHMRNFNCWTCGHYTYRLKDTSHLLADGNYQILSAEHVFKDYQFSVNNEIALPEKQEVVAA, encoded by the coding sequence ATGAAACGTGTTGATGATTTCCGCCTACGTATGGGCAACAAGGAATATGTGCCCATCATGATCGGCGGAATGGGCGTGGATATCTCGACGTCCGAGCTGGCCCTGGAAGCGGCCCGCCTCGGTGGTATCGGTCATATCTCCGACGCCATGTCGCAGGACGTGTCCGACCGCAAGTTCGACACCACCTTCGTAAAAGACAAGACAAAGACCTACAAGTTCAACATCAATAATATGAACAAGGCCGTGGTCCAGTTCGACCTGGACCACCTGGCCGAGGCGACCCGTCGCCACGTCGGCGCCACCATGGAAGCGAAGAAAGGCGATGGCCTTATCTACGTCAATTGCATGGAAAAGCTGACCATGAACGCGCCGAAGGAAACCCTGCGCGTGCGCCTGGGCGCTGCCCTCGACGCCGGCATCGACGGCATCACCCTGTCGGCCGGCCTGCACCTGGGTTCGTTCGAGCTGATCAAGGACCACCCGCGCTTCCGCGATGCCCACCTGGGCATCATCGTGTCCTCGGTGCGCGCGCTGCAACTGTTCCTCAAGAAAGTCTCGCGCCTGGACCGCAAGCCCGATTTCGTGATCGTCGAAGGCCCGCTGGCCGGCGGCCACCTGGGTTTCGGCCTCGATGACTGGAAGCAGTACGACCTGCACACCATCATGGACGAGATCCACGCCTTCATGCAGGCCGAGCAGCTAGGCATCCCGGTGATCGCCGCCGGCGGCGTGTTTACGGGTTCGGATGCGGCTGGCTTCATGGAAAAAGGCGCGGCCGGCGTGCAGGTGGCGACCCGCTTCACCGTGACCCACGAATGCGGCCTGCCGGATAGCGTGAAGCAGGAATACTTCCGCGCCGGCGAAGACGATATCGAAGTCAACGGCGTCTCGCCGACCGGCTATCCGATGCGCATGCTCAAGAACACGCCGGCGATCGGCTCCGGCATCCGCCCCGGCTGCGAATCGTATGGCTACCTGCTCGACGCCACCGGCAACTGCGCCTACATCAACTCGTACAACCGCGAGGTGCAGGCCCATCCGGACCAGAAGAAAGTGGTCGTGATGGACAAGACCTGCCTGTGCACGCATATGCGCAACTTCAATTGCTGGACTTGCGGCCACTATACCTACCGCCTGAAGGACACCTCGCACCTGCTGGCGGACGGCAACTACCAGATCCTGAGCGCGGAGCACGTGTTCAAGGATTACCAGTTCAGCGTGAACAACGAGATCGCGCTGCCGGAAAAGCAGGAAGTCGTGGCGGCGTAA
- a CDS encoding alpha/beta hydrolase family protein has translation MTITTWRFALAALLAAPTMGLAHAAPAAGQETFDFGAWSMLRTTLPRGEGPRVSYYLSTPKTKAPLVLFVQGWGCTPPFSGLGTDQRSASIFHWVPLAATGRYAVMAVDKPYQPARQDGSAGDVAACGQAFNDYFSYDTWLATLQQALRHALARPEVDATRVLVIGVSEGGALAAGLARTMPEVGAVALSGASGTTQLYDFAARIHQGGGSDADKQRELAAIDTTVRDILADPSSGTKFAWGHPYRRWSSFFAQSAGDNLLQSKARVYVVSGMKDASTPILSTEVMVAQLRGQGRDVTVRRVPAADHDLVPAGGGYEQVQAEYEAIMAWYERK, from the coding sequence ATGACGATCACGACCTGGCGCTTTGCCTTGGCCGCGCTGCTGGCCGCACCGACGATGGGCCTGGCCCATGCCGCACCCGCAGCCGGGCAGGAAACCTTCGATTTCGGTGCCTGGAGCATGCTGCGCACCACCTTGCCCCGCGGCGAAGGACCGCGAGTGAGCTATTACCTGTCGACACCGAAGACCAAGGCGCCGCTGGTGCTGTTCGTGCAGGGTTGGGGCTGCACGCCGCCGTTCAGCGGGCTGGGCACGGACCAGCGCAGTGCATCGATCTTCCACTGGGTGCCGTTGGCGGCCACTGGCCGCTACGCCGTGATGGCCGTCGACAAGCCTTACCAGCCGGCCCGGCAAGACGGGTCTGCGGGCGACGTCGCCGCTTGCGGCCAGGCCTTCAATGACTATTTTTCGTACGACACCTGGCTGGCTACCTTGCAGCAGGCCCTACGCCATGCGCTGGCGCGGCCCGAGGTGGATGCGACGCGTGTGCTGGTGATCGGCGTCTCGGAGGGCGGGGCACTGGCGGCCGGCCTTGCACGCACGATGCCGGAAGTCGGCGCGGTGGCGCTCAGCGGCGCGTCGGGGACGACCCAGCTGTATGACTTCGCGGCGCGCATCCACCAGGGCGGTGGGTCGGATGCTGACAAACAGCGCGAACTCGCTGCGATCGACACCACGGTCCGGGATATCCTGGCCGACCCGTCCAGCGGCACCAAGTTCGCCTGGGGCCATCCCTACCGCCGCTGGAGCAGCTTCTTCGCCCAATCGGCCGGCGACAACCTGCTGCAATCGAAGGCGCGCGTGTATGTCGTCAGCGGAATGAAGGACGCCAGCACGCCGATCCTGTCGACCGAGGTGATGGTGGCCCAGTTGCGCGGGCAGGGAAGGGATGTGACGGTGCGGCGCGTGCCGGCGGCGGATCACGATCTGGTGCCGGCGGGCGGGGGTTACGAACAGGTGCAGGCGGAGTATGAGGCCATCATGGCTTGGTACGAGCGGAAATAG
- a CDS encoding FdhF/YdeP family oxidoreductase gives MSQHEKPVRVEPATMPAGGWGSVDDVRQALSGQNVVLKDARLLMKQNKPDGYACVSCAWAKPADPHPFEFCASGAKATAWETTSKTIGPDFFDRHTLAELEAWSDHDLEDSGRLTVPLRYDAASDKYHPVDWDVAFAEIGAALRALERKKVVFYASGRASLETSYMYQLLARMYGNNNLPDSSNMCHESTSVGLQKTIGVGVGTVDLNDFKHTDCILFFGQNVGVNSPRMLHQLQEARARGVPVVTFNPLRERGLVSFTNPQSPLEMLTGHETAISTQYHQIVPGGDTAAIMGMCKAIFALDDAAKANGEQRVIDIAFVQEHTHGFDAFERAVRACGWEAIERESGLARAALEEAADVYCKAGAAMGVYGMGLTQHRNGVQNVTMMVNLLLLRGNIGKPGAGICPVRGHSNVQGQRTVGITEKPELAPLDKLEEQYGFEAPRDTGMTTVDACEAILKRELQAFIGLGGNFLRAVPETRLMEAAWRELPLTVQIATKLNRNHVIHGKAAYLLPCLGRIEIDRQRTGPQAVTVEDSTSCMHGSRGMAEPAAPTLLSEPAIVAGIAKATLDPNPRIDWDAWVADYAAIRDAIEQTYPEIFRDFNARMWTPGGFRKPLGAAERIWKTESSKAEFTPPDDLPGDPDLNGGPDVLRLFTIRSDGQFNTTIYSHDDRFRGVHGSRMVLFMAAADMAEYGLAQGDLVALRTAADDGVERRVDGLQVVPYDVPPGCIAGYYPECNPLIPLWHHAKESKVPAAKSIDVLLERSSTVAHVT, from the coding sequence ATGAGCCAGCACGAAAAACCCGTTCGCGTTGAACCCGCCACCATGCCTGCCGGCGGCTGGGGCTCGGTCGACGATGTCAGGCAGGCCCTCAGCGGGCAGAACGTGGTGCTGAAGGACGCGCGGCTGCTGATGAAACAGAACAAGCCGGACGGCTATGCCTGCGTCAGCTGCGCCTGGGCCAAGCCGGCCGATCCGCATCCCTTCGAATTCTGTGCCAGCGGCGCCAAGGCCACCGCCTGGGAAACCACCAGCAAGACCATCGGCCCCGACTTCTTCGACCGCCATACGCTCGCCGAACTCGAAGCCTGGAGCGACCATGACCTGGAAGACAGCGGGCGCCTGACGGTGCCGCTGCGTTACGACGCGGCCAGCGACAAATACCACCCGGTCGACTGGGACGTGGCCTTTGCCGAGATCGGCGCCGCCCTGCGCGCGCTCGAGCGCAAGAAGGTGGTGTTCTATGCCTCGGGCCGCGCCTCGCTGGAAACCTCGTATATGTACCAGCTGCTGGCGCGCATGTACGGCAATAACAACCTGCCGGACAGCTCGAATATGTGCCACGAAAGCACCTCGGTCGGCCTGCAGAAGACGATCGGCGTCGGCGTCGGCACGGTCGACCTGAACGACTTCAAGCACACCGACTGCATCCTGTTCTTCGGCCAGAACGTGGGCGTCAACAGCCCGCGCATGCTGCACCAGCTGCAGGAAGCGCGGGCGCGCGGCGTGCCGGTCGTCACCTTCAATCCGCTGCGCGAGCGCGGCCTGGTGAGCTTCACCAACCCGCAGTCGCCGCTCGAGATGCTCACCGGGCACGAGACCGCGATCAGCACCCAGTACCACCAGATCGTGCCGGGCGGCGACACCGCCGCCATCATGGGCATGTGCAAGGCCATCTTCGCGCTGGACGATGCGGCGAAGGCGAACGGCGAACAGCGCGTGATCGACATCGCCTTCGTCCAGGAACACACCCACGGCTTCGATGCGTTCGAACGCGCCGTGCGCGCCTGCGGCTGGGAGGCGATCGAGCGCGAATCGGGCCTGGCGCGCGCCGCGCTGGAAGAAGCGGCCGACGTCTACTGCAAGGCCGGCGCCGCCATGGGCGTGTACGGCATGGGCCTGACCCAGCACCGCAACGGCGTGCAGAACGTCACCATGATGGTCAACCTGCTGCTCTTGCGCGGCAATATCGGCAAGCCCGGCGCCGGCATCTGCCCGGTGCGCGGCCACTCCAATGTGCAGGGCCAGCGCACGGTCGGCATCACCGAGAAGCCGGAACTCGCGCCGCTCGACAAGCTGGAAGAACAGTACGGCTTCGAGGCGCCGCGCGACACGGGCATGACCACGGTCGACGCCTGCGAAGCGATTCTCAAGCGCGAGCTGCAGGCTTTCATTGGCCTGGGCGGCAATTTCTTGCGCGCGGTGCCCGAGACCCGGCTGATGGAAGCGGCCTGGCGCGAACTGCCGCTGACGGTGCAGATCGCCACCAAGCTGAACCGCAACCACGTCATCCACGGCAAGGCGGCCTACCTGCTGCCCTGCCTGGGGCGGATCGAGATCGACCGCCAGCGCACCGGGCCGCAGGCGGTCACGGTCGAGGACAGCACCTCGTGCATGCACGGTTCGCGCGGAATGGCCGAGCCGGCCGCGCCGACGCTGCTGTCGGAACCTGCCATCGTGGCCGGCATCGCCAAGGCCACGCTGGACCCGAACCCGCGCATCGACTGGGATGCCTGGGTGGCCGACTACGCCGCCATCCGCGATGCGATCGAACAGACCTATCCCGAGATCTTCCGCGACTTCAACGCGCGCATGTGGACGCCCGGAGGATTCCGCAAGCCGCTCGGCGCCGCCGAGCGCATCTGGAAGACGGAGAGCAGCAAGGCTGAATTCACGCCACCTGACGACTTGCCCGGCGACCCCGACCTGAACGGAGGCCCGGACGTGCTGCGCCTCTTCACGATCCGCAGCGACGGCCAGTTCAATACCACGATCTACAGCCACGACGACCGCTTCCGCGGCGTGCACGGCAGCCGCATGGTGCTGTTCATGGCCGCGGCCGACATGGCGGAATACGGCCTGGCGCAGGGCGACCTGGTGGCGCTGCGCACGGCCGCCGACGACGGCGTCGAGCGCCGCGTCGACGGCCTGCAGGTCGTGCCCTACGACGTGCCGCCCGGCTGCATCGCCGGCTACTATCCCGAATGCAATCCGCTGATCCCCCTGTGGCACCACGCGAAAGAGAGCAAGGTGCCGGCGGCGAAATCGATCGATGTCCTGCTCGAACGCAGCTCCACTGTTGCGCACGTCACGTAA